The proteins below are encoded in one region of Dioscorea cayenensis subsp. rotundata cultivar TDr96_F1 chromosome 18, TDr96_F1_v2_PseudoChromosome.rev07_lg8_w22 25.fasta, whole genome shotgun sequence:
- the LOC120283004 gene encoding mannose-specific lectin 2-like gives MATVKVLQTLLTLFSIQLAVLISSGLASNFMITGVYLTEGQNLTYKEYNLTMQSDCNLVLKNGSTVIWETMTGGYGRGCYLTLSQNGKLYLYTRYGYAIWNSRTESQYGTYALVLRYDGTLRIYGPKIWTANSSSAQPLSTTGTGLVNWAKVTDSVLYSGDVAPIGTTIVNGGSVLTLQNDCNLVLTNDGVTKWQTGVIDKTLHDCFVNLEANGEFRVKRWGGDLLWTNGVAATVYAEFVLVLQSNADLGVYGPEIWSSVSASGIGKPSADHGIEMVTDK, from the coding sequence ATGGCGACAGTCAAGGTCCTTCAAACACTTCTGACTCTCTTTAGCATTCAGCTCGCCGTCCTTATCTCCTCTGGTTTGGCTTCCAACTTCATGATCACCGGCGTCTACTTGACAGAGGGCCAAAACCTGACGTACAAGGAATACAACCTAACTATGCAATCAGACTGCAACCTTGTCCTTAAAAACGGGAGCACAGTAATCTGGGAGACCATGACTGGTGGCTATGGGCGAGGGTGCTACCTCACTCTCTCCCAGAATGGCAAACTCTACCTCTACACTCGGTACGGTTACGCCATCTGGAACAGCCGCACAGAGTCCCAGTATGGGACCTATGCCCTCGTCCTCCGGTACGATGGTACCCTTCGCATATACGGCCCCAAGATTTGGACAGCCAACTCTTCATCAGCACAGCCACTCAGCACAACGGGAACAGGCTTAGTCAATTGGGCTAAGGTCACCGATTCAGTGCTATACTCCGGTGATGTAGCCCCCATCGGAACCACCATCGTGAATGGTGGCAGCGTGCTCACACTGCAGAACGACTGCAACCTGGTGCTCACCAATGACGGAGTCACAAAATGGCAGACTGGTGTGATCGACAAGACTTTGCATGACTGTTTCGTTAACCTGGAAGCAAACGGTGAGTTTAGAGTGAAGCGTTGGGGTGGTGATTTACTCTGGACCAACGGAGTGGCTGCAACCGTGTATGCCGAGTTCGTTCTTGTGCTGCAGTCTAATGCGGATCTCGGCGTCTATGGGCCTGAAATCTGGTCCAGTGTCTCTGCATCTGGCATTGGCAAACCTAGTGCTGATCATGGGATTGAGATGGTCACCGATAAGTAG
- the LOC120283005 gene encoding uncharacterized protein LOC120283005 — translation MIMSWLWNSMQPSISKIFMFLPTNHDIWESARKTYSKMKDAAVLYEIKTKITNTKQGTLSVTEYYNLMNGLWLELDNYQNLTMKCNDDTQTLLKLLEEERIFQFLAGLNIEFDQVRVQQLGKEETPSLEEVYSAIKAEENRRTVMLETQPAIGSAMISTKPNHSRGHTPRQTEGKPEVYKSSNRDGLWCNYCKKARHTKDTCFKLHGKEQVFNKIKHQRTQALCAVQEDRQKSTNEGQFSKLRFNQEEIDKLKGFLNTLPLGCVFVSDNR, via the coding sequence ATGATCATGTCTTGGTTATGGAACTCTATGCAGCCATCAATtagcaaaatcttcatgttccttccaACAAACCATGATATTTGGGAATCAGCTCGGAAGACTTACTCAAAGATGAAAGATGCAGCAGTActttatgaaattaaaactaaGATCACCAACACCAAGCAGGGAACACTGTCAGTGACGGAGTACTATAATCTAATGAATGGTCTATGGCTGGAATTAGATAATTATCAAAATCTAACAATGAAATGTAATGATGACACACAAACTCTgttgaagctattagaagaagaaagaattttCCAGTTTTTGGCAGGATTGAACATTGAATTTGATCAAGTTCGTGTTCAACAGCTTGGAAAAGAGGAGACACCTAGTCTTGAAGAGGTCTATTCTGCTATCAAGGCTGAAGAGAATCGAAGGACTGTTATGTTGGAAACTCAACCTGCTATTGGTTCTGCAATGATTTCAACCAAACCCAATCATAGTCGAGGACATACTCCAAGACAGACTGAAGGAAAACCTGAAGTTTATAAATCATCCAACAGGGATGGACTTTGGTGCAACTACTGCAAGAAGGCACGTCACACTAAAGACACATGTTTCAAATTGCACGGAAAAGAGCAAGTGttcaataaaatcaaacatcaaAGAACTCAGGCTCTTTGTGCAGTTCAAGAAGATAGACAAAAATCAACTAATGAAGGACAATTTAGCAAGCTGAGGTTCAATCAAGAAGAGATTGACAAACTAAAAGGCTTCCTCAACACCTTAcccctcgggtgtgtgttcgtTAGCGACAATCGGTGA